Genomic DNA from Oreochromis aureus strain Israel breed Guangdong linkage group 2, ZZ_aureus, whole genome shotgun sequence:
AAGGATGCAGTGAAGCTGCTGCGAGTCGACATAAAGAGCTCAACATGGCGAACTGCATTGTCAACTACGGCTTTTCATCCTTCATACTGGTAAGTTTTTCATATTCACACGTTTGCAATTTCATTTTTCAACGGAGGAGTTTTGTGAACGCAGGTGTGGGACATTTACGCACAGCTTTTGTGCGCAAATTCACGtatttcaaatacatttttggaATGCTTGCAACCATTGTGTGATGGAAACATGGTCCCGGTTATGTTTGCAGTTTGTGTGGATGGCCATCAACATCTTCctttttgtgtggttttattTCTTCTACGACTTGGGGCCGCAGTTCTTCTACACGCGTCATATTTTAGGGGTGAGTAAAGATCTTTGTTATGATGCTGGGTTCATTACTTTTACACTCGGGTGGAGGGAGCGCTCAtatgaacaacaaaaaaaggtaCTGCTTCTCTGCTCTAAGTGAATTTAAGTTGAGACTAACGGGGATGTAAATAGCTGAGAATAGCAGTGGTGCTGAACTCTGCGCATCTTTTAACGTCAGTTAAATGCTCTGTATCGAAACTCTGTTAAACTGCATCAACCCTGACAAGTACGAATTACAATAATATAGAAGAAAAGCAAGTTTATGCCACACACGgactattttttttatatgttttccCTTTTATATATAGTGCTTCGGTTGTAGGCGATTATTTTTCGAGTTGTGTCTCTCCCATTCTTGTAAAGATGATGGTTTTTGAACGCCTCTTCAAGCGTTCGTTTCCAAAAGATTAAGAAATGGTGATCATTTTTACAGAAGTCAAGGTTACAGAACATGTTAGTGGCCACAAATCAAAGAATTCTGCAGTAATTAAGACAAACTGTCACAGCAAGtccaataaagcaataaaagtaAGTTTGTTTGAAACTTCGATCTCaactgatttttaaataaagtgtaTTAATTACAACCGCATATGACTCAGAAACATGTACCCACAAGTTGTGAGATGCGGAGCCACTAGattcttcttttactttctttcGTACTCgttgtgtttgtggtttttctctcttctttcatATGCTTAATCTTTATTGTACCTGCTGGTTGGTCTGGTTATCTGTTTATGTTTATCtaatgacaataaaaacatttcaccGCAAAAATTGTCTTTAATACGTACCgaatatattttaatttgtgtaaACCGAAACTTGGCGTGTTAAAGCCTCAAACAATGACACAGAAGTACATCTTAGAATGTTGCCATATTAAAAATTCACCATATTTGGGCCCCCAATGGTTATTTAAATAAGCAATGTGTAAAATTTAAGGGGGAAATTTCTCTAACTGACAGCAGACTCTCTTTTTAGCAACAGTGAGAGGCCAGGTCCAGCAGTAAGGCAAATGTGGTGGAGTGCAACACCTTTAAATGGAAATAGGAGCTTAAGTGCAGTATATAAGAAAAtgcaattaataaaaaaaatcacaagtaCGAGTAATCACGGAGGGTAGCCTCCGTGATTTTCTTGAAATGACACTCATATGAAatgacactttttattttagtctgcCTTGGCTTGGGCCAGAGCTCCTGCAGCTGTCCTCAACTTTAACTGCATGCTCATCCTCCTCCCGGTGTGCAGGAACCTGCTGTCTCTGCTCCGAGGCTCCTTTGTGGTAAGTTCCTCGTGTTTCCATGCCATGGCAGGGTGCAGAGTGCTGAAATCACTGTCATTATCTAAAAACGTTAACTCGTTTCTTGTTGCACAACTTGACAAGTTGGTTTCCTGCTGTTTGCCCAGGAAGCAAACTTTGTTACCTGATAACATGAGGGCtgcaaaattattaaaaatcaaAGTTCTGATTTTTGCAGATATTTTCAAACTTGACATGTGGCTGCAAAAATAAACCCCCAAAACTGGTCGGGTGGCCACCCGCAACCTCAGACACCATTAACCAGCATAACAATGTGGTGCACTCGTAAGGTGTCCTGGGATCAAACCCCTGACATCTCATGCCTGTTTTGTgttgagtttgcatgttctctgcaTGCTTGTGCAGGTTTCTCATGCTTTCAAACTATGTAAGGTTCGATTTGCTTTGTGCTTAGAGCTTAAGCTCCTTTTTACTGCTTGCTGTGATTAATACAGAGAAAGGATAACTCGTCAGGTTGGGTAGCTTTCTGTTTTGTAAGAATGTCTCTCCCATGTTTTGCCGTTcactccctttctttctttgtcttttcagCGTTGCAGCAGAACAATGAGGAAACAATTGGACAAGAATTTGACTTTCCACAAGCTGGTGGCATACATGATCGCTCTGATGACAGGTATGTAATGGTGAATTTAATTTATATGGTAAACACGATGTAAGGTGAAATTGTGCGTCTGTTCCTCCTTATGTCCCTTATGTCTCTTTTAAGTAGATATTGGAATAAAATCTGGCAATATTCTTCCATTGAAAGATGACATTTCAGTGTTGTTTCtgtctattgtttgttttttgggttttttttaggtgCTATAGTGGTAAAATCATAGCGACATGAATTATGCTCCAACAATAAAAGACAAAGAGACAAACCTCTCACTTTCTAACTATTAACTATTCGCCACACTCTGCAAATGTGCCTACATGAGTGATAAGCACATATTTACTCAAGTGTCACAGTAAAACATATCTCAGTCTATTGTGAAGCAACAGTAAAACTGACagaaagattaattttttttcctcccttcccTCAATCACGCAGCTAGGGAAACCacatacacaacacacacaggtcGACAAGTGTTAAGTAAAGATCTGGAATTAATTTTGGCAACACAAGTGACAAGGAAAcagtgtaaaaataaatgactaAGAACATATGATAACAAAAACCTTTTCTCAAACAAGCGACTGCAAATATTTGAAACTCAAAAAGCTTGAACTGTTTTCTTTGATCAACTTGTTAAAAAGATGTTTCACAATTTTATGAAAAGGTTGTTAAAGATTAAACGTCATTGCAAACGATTACAAAACTACATAAAGCAGCCGTAACGCGTCTCCTCTGTGTCCTGTCACAGCTGTTCATACGATCGCCCATTTGTTCAACCTGGAGCGGTACAACAACAGTAGACAAGGTGTTTACGACGAGCTCAGCACCGCTCTGTCCGATCTGGCTGACACGGAAAACACCACCTACCTGAATCCAATCCGTATAACCAACCTTGTAAGTAATCTACTGATTGCTGGAAAACTGACATGAAGTGAAACGCATCTCTCAGCAAATACAGAGCTTTGCATAAAACAAATAACAGGACTCATACTTATCATTTATTAACATGTAAAACGCGGGGTGCCTGTTTCGCTAACAGGTGGAGCAGATGACCACATGGCTCATGACTTAATGTAGTTAGCCCAGGTTCAATTTTGACCTGAGACACTTTTACTGTGTCTAATGAACAACTTCTGAAATGTGCTGCTTGCAAACTTAAAGGGGAGCTCTGCTCTGCTGATGGATCCATAGCTGGTGGATCATCTGGAAACTGTTGATGCCAGTCCATTAATCAAATATGGGGATATTTCACTGGAGATGTGAACACTCTGACCAAGTTGGCTGAAAGCTCACGCGTCTGCTTGTGTCTCAGGATCCTCAGCAGATTCCCACCTACTTTGGTTTCACCTCCATCGCCGGCCTCACTGGTGTCGTCATCACTCTTGCGCTCATCCTCATCATCACCTCCTCCATGGAGGTCATCAGACGCAGCTACTTCGAAGTGTTCTGGTACACGCACCACctcttcatcatcttcttcgCTGGTCTCGTCTTCCACGGAGCCGGGTACGAGACAGGCTTCGGCTTTTGTTGACTTTGGCTTGCATGTTGTTATTTTTGCAAGCACATTTCAATTGTGCAGTTTGCACCTGCAGGCGCATTGTGAGGAGTCAGCAGAGGACAAATCCACCACACAACACAACTTTTTGTAAAGATCACCCTGATGACTGGGGACAGATTCCTGAGTGTCCCATCCCTCAGTTTGCAGGAGGGTTTCCACAGGTTTGTCTTTTTGTACAAAAAGTAGTAAAATAAAAGCTTCATCAGTGAGACCTGGTTAATGTAATCACACTTCTTCTTGCTTTTTTCAGACCTGGATGTATGTGATTGGCCCGATGGTTATTTATATCTGCGAGCGCCTGGTGCGTTTCATTCGTTACATGCAGTCAGTCCGATACAAGAAGGTATGTTAGAGTCACATTTCACCTGCTGCTACTTCCACTCTTTTTGCATGGGATCCTAATCCACGTGCTTTGTCTTCAGATTGTCATGCGACCCTCTAAAGTGCTGGAGCTGCAGCTGATAAAGAATGGTTTCAAAATGGAGGTGGGTCAGTACGTCTTCGTCAACTGCCCAGCCATCTCACAGCTGGAGTGGCACCCGTTCACCATGACTTCTGCGCCTGAGGAAGATTTCTTCAGCATTCACATCCGCTCGGCTGGCGACTGGACCGACAAACTCATCGATATCATGAAGAAGGTACCAGAGGGAGCAGAGGGACCCAAGTGAGTCAAACAATCTGACCTTATCCAATCTGTTACTGTAGATGTTTCATGAGGAGGTAACTATTTCTACCtgtaattttgcttttttttttaagcttctaATTTTTCTGGGTAAAATCCAAACTATTGTTTTTGTCTAAAACTGTAACACTACACAAATACGTCACTTTTAAGAAAGCAGAAGCAACACCTTCTGCCAATCAAAACATCGACGGTTCAATCCCCGGCCCCTCCAGTCCAAATCTCAAAGCATCTCTGAGCAAAATAATGAACTCAGGTTGCCTCAGATGATCCCAGCTTGTACTTGTTAACAGTGTAAATGTGCATAACTGTGTACAAAGTATCCAGACTGATgccattattaaacatttttagGAGAAATCAAATTTCATCTTTCCAGATACTTTAATGGAGGCTGTTAAGCCAACTAATCTAGATATATGCAAAGTTTATTCACTGTAATGAGATCCACTGTAACTAAGTTTTCTCACAAGATCAACATTGCAGCTTTTTTGAAAGGTTTTTATTGTACATTTATAAACAGATTCCAGTTTGCACTTTGTCACAGTGTTGTCCTTTATAGCCGAGGATCAAACTGTATTTTTGAAGTCTTTGCAGTGAGATTACAGTTTCACTCTTTGTATGAATGAGTATTGTGCATGCATAAAAAGAAACGGCCACTGCAATTTAGCTGAGGTTAAAAAGGGTGTGGATTGGTATGTGGCATTTATCCAGATTACTTActtacacacatttaaaaaccgaTTTCCCAGTCTAGTCTCCAAAGTTCAGGAATGCAGTTTGAAACTTAGGTGAGACGGACAGAGTCGCCCACAAAAATGCACAATAAGTGCATGAAATAGCAATATCAACTTTATTTCAGACCAAATTTGATTGTAAAGTCTGACATGACTCATGTGTTGCAAGGCTCACTTATGGCTATGATTGTCATGTTAGTTAGTTAAtataacaaagacagatgttAATAAATGCATATGTGAAATGAATTTGTGATTGCTCATGTGAAGATTTCATTTAGCTTTTTGCATAATGTTGAAAAAATCCACAGCTGATGACTTTATAGGCCCAATTTTTCCACAGAGTCATAAATGACACTCACATTTCAGACAAATGCCCTAGTTACACCAAAGAGTTGGTTTAACGAGTACTACTAGtactttaattgtcattttgttATTTAACTGGAAAAAATCTGTTGCCATTCAGAATATAACAtcctcaaaacaaacaaacaaaagctgaaGATTATAGCAATAAGCAacaatatatgtatatttaaacTATAAGAAGCCTAAGTGGGAGCCTTGGAGTACGCCACAGGAAACTGCATAAAATCAAAACCTTTACAAACTGATACTGACGTCCAAAGTCACATCCAGCCACTCGTTTCTTGACAACCTACAACTAGCTCTTTGAAGACATCTCGAAACCTGTAGTTTAGTTTTCTTGTTAACAAAATTTCTTTTTGCCCTCAGGTTGGGCGTGGATGGACCTTTCGGCACAGCCAGCGAGGATGTGTTCGACTACGAGGTCAGCATGCTGATCGGTGCCGGCATCGGCGTCACTCCATTTGCCTCCATCCTCAAATCCATCTGGTACAAGTTCAAAGACTCTGATCCTAAACTGCGCACCAGGAAGGTAACTTAACCCAAGTGCTCCCCATCAGcctgtttttaatcttttttttcttttttttttaatgggacTATCATGATCATATAAACAAAAGTGAAATATGTTTTCATCCACTCACTCCAATATTTGATTCTATGCTATGAGCACATAAATTATGAAGTAGATGAAACTGTTTCATATAAAGATTATTACTTTATCCCCAAGGTTGGGGACAACAATAACCTTAGTGTTTGTTAATAAATGCTTTTGACCTAATGTTTGTGTGAGATCAAATCGGCTCACTACTTCTATTCAAACCTAATACAGGGCTTTCAATTGTCCTGTAAATAAAGACGCTTGTGTTTTAAACAGCACACCCATGTTAGAGGATGAGTCATTGTTTAACATAACTGCACTTGCTTCCTGGTTTCAGATTTATTTCTACTGGCTGTGCCGGGAAACCCACGCCTTCGAGTGGTTTGCTGACCTTCTACAGGTGCTGGAGAAAGAGATGGAGGAGAGAGGCATGGGGGATTTCCTCACCTATAAACTCTACTTGACTGGATGGGATCAGAGCCACGTACGTGTGTGAATCAGTCATCAACCTACTCCACCCTCAGTCCACAACAGCAGTTTGATGTTATTTCATCTCAAGttcagtggggtttttttttctctccctcctccctccaCAGGCTACTCACGTGATGGTTCACTTTGATAAGGACACCGATGTGGTCACTGGGCTCAAACAGAAGACTCACTATGGCCGGCCCATCTGGGACAAGGAGTTTGAACAAGTCCGCAAAGAGAACCCGACgtaagcttaaaaaaaaaaaaaaattgtctttaATTGTCTGGATTCAAACGAGTGCTTAAAAAGACTCAGAAGAACAAGAACTTTTAAAAAGTTACCTCAAAgctttgaaaatgtaaatatttcagAGCAAAAATGCCATTACGTTCTGTATATTTCTTCAGTTAACTAAAATAGCTCAACTCAGTTGCATTTATATGACCTGAACTACCTACTTTTTCATTTCACTGATAATAAAGATAATGAGTATTACAGCATAATCATTTTATAAATTATCGCACAGTGAAATCTGCTGATTTCAATATGTTGGGTCTAATAATGTTAATGTAAAGATGATATTGTCTCAAATGTCAtcttaataatgaaataatatttcatatattgtGCATTACACTTGAGGAAAAGACTAAAAAAGTTTCATTTTGTCATTATGGATTATTAAGTCTGAATTAATAGGCTTTGACCTTTTAAACTGCTTAAATATAAAGTCTACAACACCAACTacacaaaaactgcaggagACTGAatccactgtgtgtgtttattgatTGTAACAGCATGTAGAATCTGAAAACGAGCATGTTTTCATAGCTGtaaaatgaatggatgaatgaatggaaTAAAAGTTTGAATGATAAAGcagctttattttgtttttctgcgtGTTTTAGGTCCATTGTGGGAACTTTCTTGTGCGGCCCTGAA
This window encodes:
- the nox1 gene encoding NADPH oxidase 1, which codes for MANCIVNYGFSSFILFVWMAINIFLFVWFYFFYDLGPQFFYTRHILGSALAWARAPAAVLNFNCMLILLPVCRNLLSLLRGSFVRCSRTMRKQLDKNLTFHKLVAYMIALMTAVHTIAHLFNLERYNNSRQGVYDELSTALSDLADTENTTYLNPIRITNLDPQQIPTYFGFTSIAGLTGVVITLALILIITSSMEVIRRSYFEVFWYTHHLFIIFFAGLVFHGAGRIVRSQQRTNPPHNTTFCKDHPDDWGQIPECPIPQFAGGFPQTWMYVIGPMVIYICERLVRFIRYMQSVRYKKIVMRPSKVLELQLIKNGFKMEVGQYVFVNCPAISQLEWHPFTMTSAPEEDFFSIHIRSAGDWTDKLIDIMKKVPEGAEGPKLGVDGPFGTASEDVFDYEVSMLIGAGIGVTPFASILKSIWYKFKDSDPKLRTRKIYFYWLCRETHAFEWFADLLQVLEKEMEERGMGDFLTYKLYLTGWDQSHATHVMVHFDKDTDVVTGLKQKTHYGRPIWDKEFEQVRKENPTSIVGTFLCGPEALGKVLEKKCAKYSDVDPRKTRFYFNKENF